CTCCCCATCTATCAAAGATGCGCATGTACACCAATTCTTTAATACCATAAGTTACAGGCATAAATAAATCATTATCTCCATCCCAATTAGGTGTAAACGAATTTGGGATGTATACTGAAAAATCTTCTTCTACGTGTACAAAAAATGAGGTGTCACTAACAAAACACATATTGGTATCCTGATACGTGAGGGTGTATACGGTTGGTGTAGTAGGTGATACCAACGGTTCCGCACAATCACTACAACTTGCTGAGTTTGCCGGATTCCAGGAATAAAGCAACGGCATATTTGAAGACATATACACCTGATAATCTCCTCCAATAAAAATTGAGGTATCTGACGGGAAGAATAAAATTTGTGGTTTATGTTGTACTATAATTTCAACCGTATCGGTATTCTGACATAGGTTAGAATCCGTTGCAGTAACCACATATTGAATATCGCTGGTAGGCGTAGTAACCGGATTTTTAATATTCGGATTATCTAACCAGGTATTCGGTCCCCATTGATAGGTCAATCCGGCAGGATTCGCATTTAATTGGTAACTGTCTCCAATACATACTGCTTTATCATCAATAGCCTGAACATCAGGAAGCGGGAAAACTTCAATTATATGCGTAGAAGTATCTGAACACTGCGTTTGCGAATCCCATGCAACCAATTTAATTTCATGCATTCCTGCAGAATCTAAATGAAATCCGGTTGTAAAATTTGTTGAGACCTGATTCCCATTTAAAAACCATCTCCAACTATCTTCACCAAAAGATTGATTAATAACCCCTAAACTTAAAGGGACACATCCATCATCTTGTGACGTTAAAAAGTGTGATTCCACATGATCCACTTCCAAAATAATACTATCACTTTTCTGACATAAACCGGAAGAATCAGCATATAAAAGAATGATTGGATAATTTCCGGGTTGGGTATACATATGTCCTATCATAGATTGAGGGTATGATGATGTATCGACTACTCCATCTCCAAAATCCCAGGTAAATAATCGTGCTCCAGAGTTATTTATGGCATCAAAGAATACGGTATCTCCCACACAACCAATTGCCGGATTCACTGTAATATTAGCCACAGGACCTCCTATATTTATAAAATTAGGTTTCGTAATTGTATCTGTACATCCATAGGTTGTTTTCACTACCAAAGTCACATCATACTGTCCCGGGTTATTATATAAGTTCTGTGCGGTAGTCCCACTTAGCGTAACAAAATTCGGTGAATCACCAAAGTTCCAGGTCCATGTAGCTCCATTCTGAACAATACTGGAATCCGTAAACATGACACTGGCCGGGTAACAAGTCGCAACGGTAGGATTTGCGATAAAATTTGCTATCGGTAAACTTTGAACATCAATATTTTGAGGCATTACATAAGTCGAATCACAACCCATCCCGTCAGTTACGGTTAAAGAAACAGTATAGTTTCCTGAAGAATAGGCATGTTGCGGTTGATATAATGTACTGGTGGTCCCATCTCCAAAATCCCAGAAATAAGTAAAATTCGTTCCTGTGGGTGCACTATGGAAATATGCTGAATCTCCGTCACATAGTAGATTATTGACTACTGCAAAGCTCGCTGGTGGCTGGGTAGTATGAATGTAATTCGTTTTTTCATGTTCGTTAGTACACCCGAAAGTATCTACCACTATCAATTCTACATCATAAGTATTATTGAGTACTCCATCATAAATATGCAACGGATGTTGCAACGAAGAGGTTGAGCCATCCCCAAATTTCCAATGCCATGAGACAATGTTTGTATCAGTAACGGTCAAATCAGTAAACTGTACCGGTAACGGATCACAACCAGAAGTAGGATTTCCGACAAAATCAACCACCGGGTGATATACGAATATATCATTGACCAATGTATCCGTACAGTCGTTTTGGTCACGTACAACTGCAAATACATGATTTAATCCGGGTTGCGTAAACGTAAACTGATTATTGGTAAAACCCGAGGAATATGCCGTATCTGTATTGAATCCCCACCGGACATCTCCCAATGCATTTATAGACGAACCTGTATTAAAAAACACTACATCGCCCTTACAAATAGTGGTATCAGAATTCGTTAATATACCTTCTAAAAACCGTATAGCCAGTTCGACTTCTGCGTCCTGCCAACAGCCGGTAGTAGAGTCATAGACGGTTAAAATAGCCATATAATTGGAGTCCACAGGAGGATATAAATGTGATGTATTCCAATTCACAGAATCTATAGTAGAACTATCTCCAAAATCCCACCAAAAGCTTGTTCCACCAAGCGCATGAGGAACAAATGTCATCAGGTTTGGTGTGTCACAATTTATAATATTATCAAATCCAATGACGGGACCTGAAATATGTATAATCGAGTCAATGGTAATAGTATCCTTACATCCGTTATAAGATGCCACTAATGACACACTCATATATCCGGTATCCAAAAATAAATGGGCAGGTTCAAAATCACTTGAAGAAGTTCCATCTCCAAAGTCCCAGAAGTATTCATCCAATAAATTGGTATCTTGTGATAGGTTAATAAAATTAACGGTATCAGAACCACATGCGACTATGGTATCAATAGTGAAATTAGCAGTTTGGACAGACCCTACCTCTATCCATACCTGATAATTGGTTGTACAGCCATCTACAGAAATAACAGTCAATTCTACCTGATACTCCCCAGGGTTCATAAAAGTGTGATTTGGAGAGAAACTATAATCTAGCGGAGAACCATCCGCAAAATCCCAAATAGTACTGTCTATTGAAGCTACTGGTGTTGTTAAATTAGTGAAGTCAACATAAAGCGGTGCACATCCATTTGACACACTGGGCGTGAAATAAGCCTGAGTAATTTCAATAGTGTCATTGGCGGGTATGACAGCCATACTTTTACAACCATTTGCTGTAGTCACCACTAAAGTATCATCAAATATACCTTCTCCGTAATACGTATGTGATGGGTTTTGTACATCACTAGAATCTCTTGGATATCCAGGATGAGTTCCAAAATACCACTTCCATTCCACAATATTTCCAATAGACTGGTCTACAAAATTTGCTATTAAAAATGGTTCACATGAGAAATTTGGCGATGACGTAAAAGCAGCCTGAACATATTCCACCACAATATCTTGTGTTACTGTATCATCACAATTCAATCCTGCACTTGAAATCAAAGTCACGGTATAGGTACCTGGAGTCGTGTAGATATGATCTACCACAGGACCAAAATCTGTAGAACCATCTCCGAAATCCCAATAAAAGTTACTTCCACCATTTGAAATATTGGTCATCGTAGTGGGTACCCCCGGACAAGTAGTATCAGGAATATCCATTGCTGCCTGAATACTTCCAATCCATACGTAGTTTGGTATGGACAAGGTATCTGTACAACCTAGTGTGTTTGTCACAATTAATTCCACATCATATCCCCCTGGTTGTGTAAAGGTGGATGTTACTGTAGGTGTGGTATAACTTGTACCGTCAATCGTCCAATTATAAGTTAATGTTCCGGTACCCGTTGATGAATTCAAAAAATTGACCGTTAAGGGAGGGGCGCATGCCGTTGCTGATCCCGTTGTATAAAAATTTGCACTTGGTTGCGGATGTACATTCACAAGGTTAGGCTGCACACTTGTAGAACTACAACCTAGCGTATCAGTAACGATAAGTGTCACAGAATATGTTCCCGCATTGGCATAAACATGCGTTTGATTTTGACCACTTACGATTGGGGTTCCATCATCAAAATCCCATTTCCAGGAGGAGATAGGTGCATTTGAAGGAATAGATAAATCCGTGACTTGAAATGGAAATGGCGCACAACCGGTTACCGTTGGCTGAAAAGTAAAAGCCGCATTTGGAGCCGCTAAAACATGAATGTAAGCTGCTTTGGTGATGCTAACCGTATCCACCCCATCAGAAACGGTAAGCGTTACAGTATAAGTACCCGAAGAATTATAAGCCGCAGAAGGGTTCATATTATTCCCAACAGCTGTATTTCCATTGCCAAAATCCCAGTGGCGATAAACTATTCCACCGGTGGACAAATCATTAAAATCTGCGATAAAGGGTACACATCCCACGGTAGAATCCGCATCAAAATCAGCCACAATTTGAGCATAAGAAACCTCTACTGTAAAATACAGCAATAGCATTACCAACAACCTTTGAGTATAGCTATATATTTGGCTCATTTAGAATAATCTAGGTATAGGACGTATTAATAATTAATATAGTTGGCTGGATATCGAAATATTTGTCAATATAAAATAAATAGACGGACCTTCCAAAAATGATTTGGAACTAGACTATCTCGGAACTTTCAAACCTTTACATTTGCGCTATGAATGTGAAGAAAATTTTTGATCCCAAATCTGAACAAACTATTGCCGTTACTACTCTTTACGGGTTAGAAGAACTACTTGCAGATGAAATAAAACAGCTCGGTGCAAAAAATGTTGAAGTAGGAAATCGTGTAGTACATTGTTCTGGAAATCTGAAATTTATTTACAAGTCGTGTCTTCAGCTGAGGCATGCACTTCGCGTATTGGTTTATTTAGATGAATTTGAAGCATTCAACCCTGATCAATTATATGAAAAGGCGTATAACCTGAGTTGGGAAGATTTTATGGGTCATCAAAGCACTTTCGCTATTCATTACACGGTCAATTCTAAACACTTTACGCATACCAAATACGCTTCTTTAAAATTAAAAGACGCTATAGTAGATCGTATTCGTCAAAAAAGCGGGCAACGTCCTTCTATTGATAAGGATCGTCCGGATTATCAGTTTTTCCTGCATATTTCAGATGAGTTTGTAAGTATTTATTTAGACGCTTCCGGTCCGACTTTAAATCGTAGAGGTTATCGAGAAGAAACAGTCGAAGCTCCTTTAAATGAAACCTTAGCAGCTGCTTTGGTTCGTTTAACGAAATGGGATGGTTCAGTTCCTTTAATTGACGGGATGTGTGGTTCTGGTACAATTCCAATCGAAGCAGTATATCAAGCCCGAAGAATTCCTTCGCAATGGTATCGTTCAAGATTCGGTTTTAATACCTGGAAAAACTTCGACAAAGATCTCATGTCTGAGGTTAGAAATGAAGCTAAATCTGCGGTAAAAGATTTGAAAGTTCCAGTATATGCCAGTGATATTTCCGATGTATCTCTTGCTTCAACAAATCACAATGTCAGAAATGCACGTTGCGATAAACATATAACTTCACAACTATCGGCATTTAAGGATTTAAAAAAGAAAGAAGATCAAGGGGTCATCATTATTAATCCGCCTTATGGAGAACGATTGACTCCTGAAGATATCAATCGTCTTTACAAAGAAATTGGGGATACATTAAAACAAAACTTTCAGGGTTGGGACGCCTGGATTATCACCTCAAATAAAGATGCTTTAAAACATATTGGATTGCGTACCAGCAAACGAATTAAGCTATATAACGGACCTTTGGAAACCCGGTTTGTACATTATGAATTATATCGTGGATCCAAAAAAGCCAATAAACAACATTAAGAGTTTCGATCGGGGAACTTCTTTTTAAGAAGTTTCTCCTTCCATTTATCACCGAAAAAATCAAAATTGCTGATTCCATATATCACAAAAAATACAGACCAGGAAAAAAGCATCCACCCAATTACGGTCCATGACATATCTCCTCGAATTACGCTAATCACCGGATAAATTAAACTCAAAACTGCCCACATAACCCATTGATATAATCCCTTAATGCTCTGAATATACTTCTCCTCTTTTTCTTTTTGAGCTGTGCCATCAGTATCCTGCTCAACAATCTCAATTTCAAATACCGCAGACAATGCCTTAATAGATTCTAATCCGGCTTTATGATCATGTTCTATTCTCTGAATGGTACGCACACTCAACCCCGTCATTTCAGCCAACTGTTCTTGAGACCATTGTCTTTCTTGTCTCATCTTTTTGATCAAAGAGAGAAAGACTTCTTTGCTATATGTTTTCATACTTTTCATTTCTCCAACAAAAGTATTTACAACTGCTTTTTTGCTCTAAGCATCTACACGACAGCCACCCGACAAACAGGTGACATCAACTAAAAATCAACCCCTTGCAGTCCCTGATTATTTGCTACTCAAATCATTCTCGACACTCAATCTTGCCAAAGGAGCATTCCCTTTTGAAGCAAAATCTCCAGACAGGAATTTTAAATACGCAGTAATTGCAATCATTGCCCCATTATCAGTCGTATATTCCATTTTAGGAATAAATACATTCCAGGATTTTGATTTTTGAAGATCTAATAAACCTCTTCTTAAACCACTATTTGCAGATACTCCACCTGCTACAGCTACATTCTTAATTCCAGTTTCCCTTACGGCACGTTTAACCTTTCCCAATAATGTTTCTACGATGGTATACTGAACCGAAGCACAGATATCTGCTTTATTTTTATTAATAAAGTCCGGATTTTTGGCGATTTCCTTTTGCAGAAAATATAGAACTGAAGTCTTTAATCCACTAAAACTAAAATTTAACCCCTGCATTTTTGATCTTGGAAATTCAAAAGCATCCGGATTACCTTCTTGTGCATATTTATCAATCAAAGGCCCTCCCGGATAAGGTAATCCCATGATTTTAGCAATTTTATCAAATGCTTCTCCGGCTGCATCATCTTGCGTTTGACCTAACAATTCCATATCAAAATGATTGTTCACTTTTACGATTTGGGTATGTCCTCCCGAAACCGTTAAACATAAAAATGGGAATTCAGGAATATTTGATGAACCATCAGATTCTGTAATAAAATGAGCCAAAATGTGCGCTTGCATATGATTCACTTCAATCAAAGGAATGTCTAAACTCATAGACAATCCTTTAGCAAATGAACTTCCAACCAATAATGAACCTAATAAACCCGGACCACGCGTATAGCCTATAGCGGATATCTCTTCCACTTTAACATCCGCCTTTTTCAGAGCCATTTCCACAGTTGGAACAATGTTTTGTTGATGCGCTCTGGAAGCCAGTTCCGGAACAACTCCTCCAAACTCTTCATGTACGGTTTGACCGGAAATTACGTTTGAACATCGTACACCATCTTTTATAACTGCAACGGAGGTATCATCGCACGAAGACTCTATTCCTAATATGATAATTGGTGCACTCATTTAATTAATTTTGCAAACGATTTTAGCCAGTAGTTTTTGGCACTATTTTTAAAGAAAACAAAACTATCAAAAAAGTCCTCAAAATACTTAAGTACATTGCAATTGTACTCGTCCTGTTCATTCTTTTGATACAGTTCTTTTTGTGGACCTCCTTTGGGCAGACTCTAATTGCAAAACAAGCAGCATCCTATCTTGAAAAAAAACTCAATACT
This genomic interval from bacterium SCSIO 12643 contains the following:
- the tsaD gene encoding tRNA (adenosine(37)-N6)-threonylcarbamoyltransferase complex transferase subunit TsaD, encoding MSAPIIILGIESSCDDTSVAVIKDGVRCSNVISGQTVHEEFGGVVPELASRAHQQNIVPTVEMALKKADVKVEEISAIGYTRGPGLLGSLLVGSSFAKGLSMSLDIPLIEVNHMQAHILAHFITESDGSSNIPEFPFLCLTVSGGHTQIVKVNNHFDMELLGQTQDDAAGEAFDKIAKIMGLPYPGGPLIDKYAQEGNPDAFEFPRSKMQGLNFSFSGLKTSVLYFLQKEIAKNPDFINKNKADICASVQYTIVETLLGKVKRAVRETGIKNVAVAGGVSANSGLRRGLLDLQKSKSWNVFIPKMEYTTDNGAMIAITAYLKFLSGDFASKGNAPLARLSVENDLSSK
- a CDS encoding class I SAM-dependent RNA methyltransferase; protein product: MNVKKIFDPKSEQTIAVTTLYGLEELLADEIKQLGAKNVEVGNRVVHCSGNLKFIYKSCLQLRHALRVLVYLDEFEAFNPDQLYEKAYNLSWEDFMGHQSTFAIHYTVNSKHFTHTKYASLKLKDAIVDRIRQKSGQRPSIDKDRPDYQFFLHISDEFVSIYLDASGPTLNRRGYREETVEAPLNETLAAALVRLTKWDGSVPLIDGMCGSGTIPIEAVYQARRIPSQWYRSRFGFNTWKNFDKDLMSEVRNEAKSAVKDLKVPVYASDISDVSLASTNHNVRNARCDKHITSQLSAFKDLKKKEDQGVIIINPPYGERLTPEDINRLYKEIGDTLKQNFQGWDAWIITSNKDALKHIGLRTSKRIKLYNGPLETRFVHYELYRGSKKANKQH
- a CDS encoding helix-turn-helix transcriptional regulator, coding for MKTYSKEVFLSLIKKMRQERQWSQEQLAEMTGLSVRTIQRIEHDHKAGLESIKALSAVFEIEIVEQDTDGTAQKEKEEKYIQSIKGLYQWVMWAVLSLIYPVISVIRGDMSWTVIGWMLFSWSVFFVIYGISNFDFFGDKWKEKLLKKKFPDRNS
- a CDS encoding PKD domain-containing protein; this encodes MSQIYSYTQRLLVMLLLYFTVEVSYAQIVADFDADSTVGCVPFIADFNDLSTGGIVYRHWDFGNGNTAVGNNMNPSAAYNSSGTYTVTLTVSDGVDTVSITKAAYIHVLAAPNAAFTFQPTVTGCAPFPFQVTDLSIPSNAPISSWKWDFDDGTPIVSGQNQTHVYANAGTYSVTLIVTDTLGCSSTSVQPNLVNVHPQPSANFYTTGSATACAPPLTVNFLNSSTGTGTLTYNWTIDGTSYTTPTVTSTFTQPGGYDVELIVTNTLGCTDTLSIPNYVWIGSIQAAMDIPDTTCPGVPTTMTNISNGGSNFYWDFGDGSTDFGPVVDHIYTTPGTYTVTLISSAGLNCDDTVTQDIVVEYVQAAFTSSPNFSCEPFLIANFVDQSIGNIVEWKWYFGTHPGYPRDSSDVQNPSHTYYGEGIFDDTLVVTTANGCKSMAVIPANDTIEITQAYFTPSVSNGCAPLYVDFTNLTTPVASIDSTIWDFADGSPLDYSFSPNHTFMNPGEYQVELTVISVDGCTTNYQVWIEVGSVQTANFTIDTIVACGSDTVNFINLSQDTNLLDEYFWDFGDGTSSSDFEPAHLFLDTGYMSVSLVASYNGCKDTITIDSIIHISGPVIGFDNIINCDTPNLMTFVPHALGGTSFWWDFGDSSTIDSVNWNTSHLYPPVDSNYMAILTVYDSTTGCWQDAEVELAIRFLEGILTNSDTTICKGDVVFFNTGSSINALGDVRWGFNTDTAYSSGFTNNQFTFTQPGLNHVFAVVRDQNDCTDTLVNDIFVYHPVVDFVGNPTSGCDPLPVQFTDLTVTDTNIVSWHWKFGDGSTSSLQHPLHIYDGVLNNTYDVELIVVDTFGCTNEHEKTNYIHTTQPPASFAVVNNLLCDGDSAYFHSAPTGTNFTYFWDFGDGTTSTLYQPQHAYSSGNYTVSLTVTDGMGCDSTYVMPQNIDVQSLPIANFIANPTVATCYPASVMFTDSSIVQNGATWTWNFGDSPNFVTLSGTTAQNLYNNPGQYDVTLVVKTTYGCTDTITKPNFINIGGPVANITVNPAIGCVGDTVFFDAINNSGARLFTWDFGDGVVDTSSYPQSMIGHMYTQPGNYPIILLYADSSGLCQKSDSIILEVDHVESHFLTSQDDGCVPLSLGVINQSFGEDSWRWFLNGNQVSTNFTTGFHLDSAGMHEIKLVAWDSQTQCSDTSTHIIEVFPLPDVQAIDDKAVCIGDSYQLNANPAGLTYQWGPNTWLDNPNIKNPVTTPTSDIQYVVTATDSNLCQNTDTVEIIVQHKPQILFFPSDTSIFIGGDYQVYMSSNMPLLYSWNPANSASCSDCAEPLVSPTTPTVYTLTYQDTNMCFVSDTSFFVHVEEDFSVYIPNSFTPNWDGDNDLFMPVTYGIKELVYMRIFDRWGVQVYETTDLNQGWDGRVNGRITAHNSVFSYKISVKRFNGMIEDYVGMVVLVSR